The Saccharomycodes ludwigii strain NBRC 1722 chromosome II, whole genome shotgun sequence genome window below encodes:
- a CDS encoding 60S ribosomal protein eL21 (similar to Saccharomyces cerevisiae YBR191W | RPL21A | Ribosomal Protein of the Large subunit (paralog of YPL079W | RPL21B)) — MGKSHGLRSRTRYMFQRDFRRTGTIPLSTYLKVYKVGDIVDIKANGSIQKGMPFKFYHGKTGVIYNVTKSSVGVIVNKVVGNRYIEKRLNLRIEHVKHSKCRQEFLERVKANAAKKAEAKAKGVPAQLKRQPAQPREARIVVTNGNAPQTLAPVPYETFI, encoded by the exons ATGGGTAAATC TCACGGTTTAAGATCTCGTACTCGTTACATGTTCCAACGTGACTTCAGAAGAACTGGTACTATTCCATTATCTACTTACTTGAAGGTCTACAAGGTTGGTGACATTGTTGATATTAAAGCTAACGGTTCTATCCAAAAGGGTATGCCATTTAAGTTCTACCACGGTAAGACTGGTGTCATTTACAATGTCACCAAGTCCTCTGTTGGTGTTATTGTTAACAAGGTTGTTGGTAACAGATACATTGAAAAGAGATTGAACTTGAGGATTGAACATGTCAAGCACTCTAAGTGTAGACAAGAATTTTTGGAAAGAGTTAAGGCCAATGCTGCTAAGAAGGCTGAAGCTAAGGCTAAGGGAGTTCCAGCTCAATTGAAGAGACAACCAGCTCAACCAAGAGAAGCTCGTATTGTTGTCACCAATGGAAATGCACCACAAACTTTGGCTCCAGTTCCTTATGAAACCTTTATTTAA
- the RPS9B gene encoding 40S ribosomal protein uS4 (similar to Saccharomyces cerevisiae YPL081W | RPS9A | Ribosomal Protein of the Small subunit (paralog of YBR189W | RPS9B)): MPRAPRTYSKTYSTPKRPYESARLDAELKLAGEYGLKNKREIYRISFQLSKIRRAARDLLTRDEKDPKRLFEGNALIRRLVRVGVLDEDKKKLDYVLALKIEDFLERRLQTQVYKLGLARSVHHARVLISQRHIAVGKQIVNIPSFMVRLDSEKHIDFATTSPYGGGRPGRLARKKAAAKSESAEAEEE; this comes from the exons ATGCCAC GTGCCCCAAGAACTTACTCTAAGACTTACTCTACCCCAAAGAGACCATACGAATCTGCTCGTTTGGATGCCGAATTGAAATTGGCCGGTGAGTACGGTTTGAAAAACAAGAGGGAGATTTATAGAATTTCTTTCCAATTGTCTAAGATTCGTCGTGCTGCAAGAGATTTGTTGACCAGAGATGAAAAAGACCCAAAGAGATTGTTTGAAGGTAATGCTTTGATCAGAAGATTAGTTAGAGTTGGTGTCTTAGATGAAGACAAAAAGAAGTTAGATTATGTTTTAGCTTTGAAGATTGAAGATTTCTTGGAAAGAAGATTGCAAACTCAAGTTTATAAGTTGGGTTTGGCCAGATCTGTCCATCATGCTCGTGTTTTGATTTCTCAAAGACACATTGCTGTTGGTAAGCAAATTGTTAACATCCCATCTTTCATGGTTAGATTGGACTCTGAAAAACACATTGACTTTGCTACCACTTCTCCATATGGTGGTGGTAGACCAGGTAGATTAGCCAGAAAGAAGGCTGCTGCCAAGAGCGAATCTGCTGAAGCCGAGGAAGAATAA
- a CDS encoding homocitrate synthase (similar to Saccharomyces cerevisiae YDL131W | LYS21 | LYSine (paralog of YDL182W | LYS20)): protein MSVLSNPYAPSPHDLISNVNNFQLIESTLREGEQFANAFFTTEKKIEIAKALDDFGVDYIELTSPVASEQSKKDCEAICKLGLKAKILTHIRCHMDDAKVAVETGVDGVDVVIGTSKFLRQYSHGKDMNYISKAAIEVIEFVKSKGLEIRFSSEDSFRSDIVDLLNIYKTVDKIGVNRIGIADTVGCANPRQVYELVRTLKSVVSCDIECHFHNDTGCAIANAYTALEGGARLIDVSVLGIGERNGITPLGALMARMIVSAPDYVKSKYKLHKLRDLETLVAESVEVNIPFNNPITGFCAFTHKAGIHAKAILANPSTYEILNPSDFGMKRYIHFANRLTGWNAIKTRVDQLNLSLSDAQCKEVTAKIKKLGDIRPLNIDDVDSIIKDFHAEVNTPVLKPVGIARDEMTEEPENKRFKLSK from the coding sequence ATGTCTGTTCTATCTAACCCATATGCGCCAAGTCCACatgatttaatttcaaatgttaataatttcCAATTGATCGAATCCACTTTAAGAGAAGGTGAACAATTTGCCAACGCCTTTTTCAccactgaaaaaaaaattgaaattgcCAAGGCTCTAGATGACTTTGGTGTTGATTACATTGAATTGACTTCTCCTGTTGCTTCTGAACAAAGTAAAAAGGATTGTGAAGCTATTTGCAAATTAGGCTTAAAAgctaaaatattaacacaTATCCGTTGTCACATGGATGATGCTAAAGTTGCTGTTGAAACCGGTGTTGATGGTGTTGatgttgttattggtaCCTCGAAATTTTTAAGACAATATTCTCACGGCAAGGATATGAATTATATATCCAAGGCCGCTATTGAAGTTATTGAATTTGTCAAATCCAAGGGTTTGGAAATTCGATTTTCTTCAGAAGATTCCTTCAGATCAGATATTGTTGACTTATTAAACATTTACAAGACTGTTGATAAAATTGGTGTTAATAGAATTGGTATTGCCGATACTGTTGGCTGTGCTAACCCAAGACAAGTTTATGAATTGGTCAGAACTTTGAAAAGTGTAGTTTCTTGTGATATTGAATGTCATTTCCACAACGATACAGGTTGTGCCATTGCTAACGCCTATACTGCTTTAGAAGGTGGTGCTAGATTGATCGATGTTTCTGTCTTGGGTATCGGTGAAAGAAACGGTATTACCCCGCTTGGTGCATTAATGGCAAGAATGATTGTTTCTGCGCCTGATTATGTCAAGtctaaatataaattacaTAAATTACGTGATTTAGAAACTTTAGTTGCTGAATCTGTCGAAGTTAATATTCCATTCAATAACCCAATTACTGGGTTCTGTGCATTCACTCATAAAGCTGGTATTCACGCCAAGGCTATCTTGGCCAATCCATCTACATATGAAATTCTAAACCCAAGTGATTTTGGTATGAAGAGATATATCCACTTTGCTAATAGATTGACTGGTTGGAATGCTATTAAGACTAGAGTTGATCAATTGAATTTAAGTTTAAGTGATGCACAATGCAAAGAAGTAACTgctaaaatcaaaaaactAGGTGATATTAGACCACTTAATATTGATGATGTGGATTCTATCATTAAAGATTTCCATGCAGAAGTTAACACACCGGTATTGAAGCCCGTAGGTATAGCCAGGGATGAGATGACTGAAGAAcctgaaaataaaaggttTAAGTTATCCAAATAA
- the MOT1 gene encoding DNA-binding ATPase (similar to Saccharomyces cerevisiae YPL082C | MOT1 | Modifier of Transcription) yields MSSQTSRLDRQVILLETGSTQVVRNLAADQLGDLAKNHPEDILSLLSRVYPFLVSKKWETRIAAARAVGEIVQYLPLWDPNAQDKDIKTEEEDINVLESDTKLKMELPENSEAWTKSYGIESKLLSLQSWDLLQLFKSTKVLLAANSNSITDLPTPLTSAATEVQQPHKMFKKDSKEGSPVPTDASSNKKSSRMLAMAKRKLKRQAKNKRGSVDVDLSNNLISNTSGSNSENKDNTKIESFANPKLTLTENANANSIMVESVVAPILEDQEVANGLVWQLQGIYELLLINLLDDNWEIRHGAALGLREIVKRHAYSCGRIKGASKWENNRRNNLFLQDLACRILTIFAIDRFGDFVNDTVVAPVRESSAQALAALLLHINDDSSRLIFNYLKQLVLQDFGIVTKFWQATHGGLLGILYFVSVKTEFFFENNLLKEVVEIVLYGLNSNDDDVQSVSASILTPITNEFFQLDKSIIDSVLSTIWNCISDLDDDLASSIGSIMNLLSKLFQHETVLKLLKEKAEDPDWSFKNLVPKLYPFLRHSISSVRKAVLNLLLAFLSASDEETGHWINGKILRLIFQNILLEQNEEISDLSVKVYKEMILKNRILQEKSLDLLFAKSLTPLLHLLITPIGERGKNYSMEVGFILKPSSNYNLNQDKKRRKSATPSADIPVSDTHVNIDTPMINGDVTLLGSDVIIKSRVKSAQALGFTLGGFQDSTLDSFFSNVIINCLDLPFATSKILIAIMLTEYSYTWKNLHNSHKVPDFVTKLFYEGFFGYLNGTNKFPVFRELVPGLKALRTQCQSLLHTFITAGKLSSSKIPQLAIIVKGEPEAGPEAFDIATSEKVYNEYYDKLYRHLGNAYKITAAKPLEDAKYRVGKAIESAKEAELKRLCSIYANFAAALLSFDSEVPAKLNPFVRSLMDSIKSEDSVILQLKTCDSLIRLVEKLLVGGKNNVANKIVKNLCAFLCVDTTIVPEFAANYDYKETILTLIKEDRNLSINEDIKLREISERARIKRRGGLFTLELLLRKLGSEVFLKVPYLKDLICNPIIHCESLSDLKEKTEVLATGQQIVDSLGILAAIFPTMDLTVQEDIFIPLLPQLLIILRSEFAVLRYAAALTFSVLVKILPSKIIPFIIRNILPLLNSAGSVIDRQGGVELIYHLAVSMDSDILPYVVFFIVPLLGRMSDSNKDIRTISTTTFASIIKLVPLEEGISDPEDLPEDLMVGRERERDFIQQMMDPSKAKAFKLPVAIKATLRKYQQEGVNWLAFLNKYHLHGILCDDMGLGKTLQTICIIASDQYLRSEKHRTTQSPDTKPLPSLIVCPPSLTGHWEQEFSQYSPFLKILVYVGSPSVRISMRDQIATTDIIVTSYDVVRNDINTLGKFAYNYCVLDEGHIIKNSQSKLSRCVKELRANHRLILSGTPIQNNVVELWSLFDFLMPGFLGTEKMFNERFAKPIAASRNSKTTSKEQEQGALALEALHKQVLPFMLRRLKEDVLSDLPPKIIQDYYCDLSDLQRQLYRDFTKKQKKTVEMDMDEQTNSESKQHIFQALQYMRKLCNHPSLILSPTHPQFAQVQEYLHQTHVDLHDIVHAPKLMALRNLLLECGIGLHDVEKSGNIAGNIISQHRVLVFCQLKDMLDLIENDLFKKYMPSVTFMRLDGSVESRDRQKVVRKFNEDPSIDVLLLTTKVGGLGLNLTGADTVIFVEHDWNPMNDLQAMDRAHRLGQKKVVNVYRIITRGTLEEKIMGLQKFKMNIASTVVNQQNSGLTSMDTHQLLDLFGTDNVKKSNEEVPNIEKNSNMDDVVNETGLSGKAGAAVGGLVELWDSSQYEEEYNLDNFIKTLK; encoded by the coding sequence ATGTCATCTCAAACTTCAAGGTTAGACCGACAAGtgattttattagaaaCAGGTTCAACTCAAGTTGTACGTAATTTGGCTGCCGATCAATTAGGTGATTTGGCTAAGAATCACCCAGAGGATATTCtatctttattatctaGAGTATATCCTTTTTTGGTTTCCAAAAAATGGGAGACAAGGATAGCGGCCGCTCGTGCCGTGGGGGAAATTGTTCAATATTTACCTTTATGGGATCCCAATGCACAGgataaagatattaaaacCGAAGAAGAGGACATAAACGTTCTGGAAAGTGAtactaaattaaaaatggaacTCCCGGAAAATTCGGAGGCATGGACGAAATCATACGGTATTGaatcaaaattattgaGTTTACAATCATGGGATTTACTTCAACTATTTAAGAGTACAAAAGTGCTATTAGCAGCTAATTCGAATTCTATAACTGACTTACCAACACCATTGACTTCAGCAGCTACAGAAGTTCAACAACCACAcaaaatgtttaaaaaagatagcAAGGAAGGGTCGCCTGTACCTACTGATGCATCtagcaataaaaaaagtagtAGAATGCTAGCTATGGCAAAGAGAAAACTGAAACGACAAGCTAAGAATAAAAGAGGCTCTGTAGATGTTGACttatcaaataatttaatatctaACACATCAGGTTCGAACTCAGAAAACAAAGACAATACTAAAATCGAATCATTTGCAAATCCCAAATTAACGCTGACTGAAAATGCAAATGCTAATAGCATAATGGTTGAAAGTGTAGTAGCGCCTATACTTGAGGACCAAGAAGTTGCAAATGGTCTTGTTTGGCAATTACAGGGCATCTATgaattattgttaataaatttattagaCGACAATTGGGAAATTAGACATGGGGCTGCATTAGGTTTAAGAGAGATAGTAAAAAGGCATGCCTATAGTTGCGGTAGAATTAAGGGTGCCTCTAAATGGGAAAACAATAGGAGAAATAATCTGTTTTTACAAGACCTAGCGTGTCGTATTTTAACTATATTTGCTATTGATAGATTTGGCGATTTTGTTAATGATACTGTTGTTGCCCCAGTTAGAGAATCGTCGGCACAAGCATTGGCAGCATTGTTATTGCATATCAATGACGATAGTAGCAGGTTAATattcaattatttaaaacaattagTGTTACAGGACTTCGGGATTGTTACCAAATTTTGGCAAGCCACTCATGGTGGATTATTGGGTAtactttattttgtaaGTGTCAAAACcgaatttttctttgaaaataaCTTGTTAAAAGAAGTGGTGGAGATCGTGCTATACGGGTTAAACAGTAATGACGATGACGTTCAAAGTGTTTCTGCATCTATTCTAACACCAATCActaatgaattttttcaGTTGGATAAATCTATAATAGATTCTGTGTTGTCCACCATTTGGAATTGTATATCTGACTTAGATGATGACCTAGCTTCTAGTATTGGTTCAATCATGAATCTATTGTCTAAACTTTTTCAGCATGAAactgttttaaaattgctTAAGGAAAAGGCAGAGGACCCTGATTGGTCATTTAAGAATTTAGTCCCTAAGCTATATCCATTTTTACGACATTCGATCAGCAGTGTAAGAAAAgctgttttaaatttgttgtTAGCCTTTTTGTCGGCGAGTGACGAAGAAACTGGACACTGGATTAATGGGAAGATTTTAAGACtaatatttcaaaacatACTATTGGAACAAAATGAAGAAATCTCAGATTTGTCTGTAAAGGTTTATAAGgaaatgattttgaaaaatcgtattttacaagaaaaatCACTAGATTTATTGTTTGCCAAAAGCTTAACACCGTTGTtacatttattaattacTCCTATTGGTGAACGAGGCAAAAACTATTCGATGGAGGTGGGTTTTATCTTAAAGCCATCGAGTAATTATAACTTAAATCaggacaaaaaaagaagaaagtcCGCTACACCGTCTGCCGATATTCCAGTTTCGGATACTCATGTTAATATTGATACACCAATGATTAATGGAGATGTAACTTTACTAGGTAGCGATGTCATTATAAAATCTAGAGTAAAGTCAGCACAGGCATTGGGTTTTACCCTAGGTGGATTCCAAGACTCGACGTTagattctttttttagtaaCGTTATTATAAATTGTTTGGATTTGCCATTTGCAACTTCTAAGATTTTAATTGCCATAATGCTAACTGAATATTCTTACACATGGAAAAATCTACATAATTCCCATAAAGTCCCCGATTTCGttacaaaattattttatgagggattttttggttatttgAATGGTACCAACAAATTCCCAGTTTTCCGCGAATTGGTCCCCGGTTTAAAAGCTTTAAGAACACAGTGTCAATCATTACTGCACACATTTATCACTGCCGGTAAGCTAAGTAGCAGTAAAATCCCACAACTAGCCATAATTGTTAAAGGTGAACCGGAGGCTGGGCCTGAAGCTTTCGATATCGCCACTTCTGAAAAGGTTTATAATGAATATTATGATAAGCTATATCGGCATTTGGGAAATGCTTATAAGATTACTGCAGCAAAACCTTTAGAGGATGCCAAATATAGGGTTGGGAAGGCTATTGAGTCTGCTAAAGAGGCAGAACTAAAAAGACTTTGCAGTATTTATGCAAATTTCGCTGCAGCACTTTTATCTTTTGATTCAGAAGTTCCTGCTAAGCTAAATCCATTCGTCCGTTCATTGATGGATAGTATTAAATCTGAAGATAGCGTTATATTACAACTAAAAACTTGTGATTCTCTTATTAGGTTAGTTGAAAAACTATTGGTTGgtggtaaaaataatgtcGCCAACAAAATTGTTAAGAACTTGTGTGCATTTTTATGTGTCGACACTACTATAGTCCCAGAATTTGCAGCAAATTATGACTATAAGGAAACCATATTAActttaattaaagaagACAGAAATTTATCCATTAATGAGGACATCAAATTGAGAGAAATCTCTGAGAGGGCAAGAATCAAGCGGAGAGGTGGTTTGTTTACattggaattattattacgaAAGTTAGGTTCTGAAGTTTTCCTCAAAGTTCCATATTTAAAGGATTTGATTTGTAATCCAATTATCCATTGTGAAAGTTTGTCAGatttgaaagaaaagacTGAAGTTTTGGCAACCGGTCAACAAATAGTTGATTCGTTGGGTATCCTTGCCGCTATATTCCCAACCATGGATTTGACCGTTCAGGAAGACATTTTTATCCCATTATTGCCCCAGCTTTTGATAATACTACGTTCTGAATTTGCTGTTTTAAGATATGCTGCTGCTCTTACTTTTTCAGTTTTAGTTAAAATATTGCCCTCAAAGATAATACCATTTATCATTAGAAACATTTTACCATTACTAAACAGTGCTGGCTCTGTCATTGATCGTCAAGGTGGTGTTGAATTAATTTACCATTTAGCTGTTAGTATGGATAGCGACATTTTACCGTATGTTGTGTTTTTTATAGTTCCCTTGCTAGGTAGAATGAGTGATTCAAACAAGGATATTAGAACAATTTCTACGACCACGTTTGCCTCTATTATCAAGTTGGTTCCATTGGAAGAGGGGATATCTGATCCAGAGGATCTACCCGAAGATTTGATGGTTGGCCGTGAAAGGGAACGTGACTTCATTCAACAGATGATGGATCCTTCTAAAGCCAAGGCATTTAAATTGCCAGTTGCTATAAAAGCCACGCTAAGAAAATATCAGCAAGAAGGTGTAAATTGGTTGGCATTTTTGAATAAGTATCATTTGCATGGCATATTGTGTGACGATATGGGGTTGGGAAAAACTTTGCAAACTATTTGCATTATTGCTAGCGATCAATATTTGAGAAGTGAAAAGCATAGGACTACCCAGTCACCGGATACAAAACCCTTACCATCTTTAATTGTATGTCCACCTTCTTTAACCGGTCATTGGGAACAAGAATTTAGTCAATATTcgccatttttaaaaattttagttTATGTTGGTAGTCCATCAGTCAGAATTAGCATGCGAGACCAGATTGCTACCACGGATATTATAGTTACTTCCTACGATGTAGTTAGAAATGATATCAATACTCTAGGTAAATTTGCTTATAATTATTGCGTCTTAGATGAAGGgcatattataaaaaattcacAATCCAAGCTATCCAGGTGTGTCAAGGAATTAAGGGCAAATCATCGTTTAATCTTATCCGGTACTCCAATTCAAAACAACGTTGTTGAATTATGGTCTTTGTTTGATTTCTTGATGCCTGGGTTTCTAGGAACagaaaaaatgtttaacGAAAGATTTGCTAAACCTATTGCAGCATCGCGTAATAGTAAAACCACTTCAAAGGAACAGGAACAGGGTGCCTTGGCATTAGAGGCGTTACACAAACAAGTGTTGCCATTTATGCTAAGAAGATTAAAAGAAGATGTTTTATCAGATTTACCAccaaaaattattcaagATTACTATTGTGATTTGAGTGATTTACAAAGACAATTATACAGGGATTTTactaaaaaacaaaagaaaactgTTGAAATGGATATGGACGAACAAACTAATTCTGAATCCAAAcaacatatttttcaaGCTTTGCAATATATGAGGAAATTATGTAATCATCCTTCCTTAATTTTATCACCAACACATCCTCAGTTCGCACAAGTTCAAGAATATTTGCACCAAACGCACGTGGATCTCCATGATATCGTCCATGCACCCAAATTGATGGCTTTAAGAAATTTATTGTTAGAATGTGGTATAGGTTTGCACGACGTTGAGAAAAGCGGTAATATTGCCGGTAACATTATCAGTCAACACCGTGTATTAGTTTTCTGTCAACTAAAGGATATGTTGGATTTGATTGAAAATGATTTGTTCAAGAAATATATGCCATCAGTGACGTTTATGAGATTGGATGGTAGTGTTGAATCGAGAGATAGACAAAAAGTTGTTCGTAAATTTAATGAAGATCCGTCTATtgatgttttattattaacaaccAAAGTTGGTGGATTGGGTTTAAATTTGACAGGAGCAGATactgttatttttgttgaacACGACTGGAATCCAATGAATGACTTACAAGCGATGGATAGGGCACATAGATTGGGTCAAAAGAAAGTTGTTAATGTTTATAGAATCATTACAAGAGGAActttagaagaaaaaatcatGGGATTACAAAAGTTTAAGATGAATATTGCATCTACTGTGGTTAATCAACAAAATTCTGGGTTGACTTCTATGGATACGCATCAGTTATTGGATTTGTTTGGCACCGATAAcgttaaaaaatcaaatgaAGAGGTCCCTAATATAGAGAAAAATAGCAACATGGATGATGTTGTTAATGAAACTGGTTTGAGTGGCAAAGCAGGAGCTGCTGTTGGGGGTTTAGTAGAATTGTGGGACTCGTCTCAATATGAGGAAGAATATAATTTAgataattttatcaaaacgTTGAAGTGA